A stretch of DNA from Variovorax paradoxus:
AACGATGTCATGAACACGAATGAAACCACCGCGCAACCCGTTCCCGGTCCGGCCTTGCCGGCGAAAGTGTCGGCTCCCGCGGCAAAGCTGCCCGCCAAGCGCGCGGGCCCCACGGGACAGCCGCGCCAGGAAGACTCGCCCTTCGTGAAGGACCTGCGCGAGGCGATGCTGGTGCAGAAGACGCCCGGCAGCCTGGTGGTGCTGTACCTGATCGCGGCGATCCTCGTGGTCGGCGGCGTGTGGGCGCACTTTGCCAAGGTGGAAGAGATCACGCAGGGCGAAGGCCGCGTGATTCCGGCCAGTCGCGAACAGATCATTCAAAGCCTGGAAGGCGGCATCCTCGAAGCGATGAACGTGCACGAAGGCGACGTGGTCGAGCGCGGGCAGATCCTGCTCGAGATTGACGCGACGCGCGCCGGTGCCTCGTACCGCGAAGGGCTGTCGAAGGTGCAGGCATTGAAAGGCGCGATTGCCCGCCTGCGCGCCGAGGCCTATGCACAGCCGCTGGTGTTTCCGCCGGACGTGCAGGGCGTGGACTCGATCGTGCGCGACGAGACGCAGGCCTACAACGCGCGCCGCCAGACGCTGAACGAAAGCGTGGGCGCGCTGAACCGCAGCCTGCAGCTGGCCGAGCGCGAGATCTCGCTGTCGGAGCCGCTGTCGGCACGGGGCCTGATGTCCGAAGTGGAAGTGCTGCGCATGAAGCGCCAGTCCAACGAGTTCCGCCTGCAGATCGCCGAGCGCCAGAACAAGTACCGCGCCGAGGCCAACGCCGAGCTCACGCGCTTCGAGGGCGAACTGGCGCAGGCCAAGGAGAACATGGGCGCGCGCGAAGACGTGGTCAAGCGCACCACCATCAAGGCGCCCGTGAAGGGCACCGTGAAGAACATCCGCGCCAACACCATCGGCGGCGTGATCCAGCAGGGCGCGGACATCATGGAGATCGTGCCGCTGGAAGACCAGCTGCTGATCGAAGCCAAGATCAAGCCGTCGGACGTGGCGTTCATTCGCCCGATGCTGCCGGCCACGGTGAAGATCTCGGCCTACGACTACGGCATCTACGGCGGCCTCACCGGCACGGTGGAGCACCTGAGCCCCGACACGCTGCGCGACGACGAGAAGGCGCGCCAGGGCGCACGCGGCGACACGTCGTACTACCGGTTGCTGGTGCGTACGGACAAAGCCTCATTGAGCGCGGGCGACAAAGAGTTCCCAATCATTCCCGGCATGACCGCCACGGTCGAGATCCGCACGGGCGAGAAATCAGTTCTGAGTTACTTGCTGAAGCCGGTGCTCAAGGCCCGCGAAGCGTTTCGCGAGCGATAAGCCAAGAGGGCAGGAGTTGAAATCATGAAGACGAAATCCATGCAATCGGGCGTGTGTGCCCTGCTGTCGGCGTCGATGCTGATGAGCGTCGGGTTGAGCGCGGCGCACGCGTCGGACGACGGCGCCCCCGCGCTGAAGGTGGCGCGCCGCCTGGCCGCACCGCCGGCCACGGCCCCCGTGCCGTTGGCGAACCTGCCGGCGGCCGTGGCGCCGATGGCCTTCGCGCCTGCGCCCGCGCCGCTCGTCGCGTCGTCGCCCGCACCGTTCCAGATGCGCAAGGTGGCGGCGTCCGCGTCGGCGCTCGGGCTGTCGGCCGACGCCGGCGAGCGACTGCGTGCCTACCTCGACGAGACGGTGCGCAAGGCGCTCGAGCTCAGCGCCGAGGCGCGCGAGGCCAATGCCAACTGGAAGGCCGCCGAGTACGACATCGACCAGGCCAAGGGCCAGCGCTGGCCGCAGGTGCAGGTGGGCGTGTCGTCGCCGACCGCGACCTTCGGCAGCGGTGCCAACAGCAACAGCGGCACGCGCAGCGCGGCCGGCAACCTGTCGGTCACCACGCCGGTGTACGACTGGGGCCGCCTGAGCGCCACCATCGACAGCCGCACCGAGACCTCGAAGGCGGCCTACCAGGCGGCGCAGCAGGTGCGCCAGAAGATCGCCTACGACACGGTGTCGGCGCTGCTCGAACAGCGGCGCCACCAGGCGGCGCTCGAGGCCAGCCAGGGCTATGTGAAGCGCATGGAAGAGCTGGTCGACATGCTCAGCCAGATCGTGCAGAGCGACCGCGGCCGCGCCAGCGAACTCACGCAGGCGCGCGCACGCCGGCTGCAGGCCGTGACCGGCCGCGACGCCATCACGGCCAAGCTGCGCGAAGTGCAGGTGACGCTCGTGAAGCTGGTCGGCGAAGAGGTGCAATGGCCGGCCGACCTGGCGTGGGAAATC
This window harbors:
- a CDS encoding TolC family protein, with the protein product MKTKSMQSGVCALLSASMLMSVGLSAAHASDDGAPALKVARRLAAPPATAPVPLANLPAAVAPMAFAPAPAPLVASSPAPFQMRKVAASASALGLSADAGERLRAYLDETVRKALELSAEAREANANWKAAEYDIDQAKGQRWPQVQVGVSSPTATFGSGANSNSGTRSAAGNLSVTTPVYDWGRLSATIDSRTETSKAAYQAAQQVRQKIAYDTVSALLEQRRHQAALEASQGYVKRMEELVDMLSQIVQSDRGRASELTQARARRLQAVTGRDAITAKLREVQVTLVKLVGEEVQWPADLAWEIRPVALQDALVAGAEHPAMQQARAEAKAAGLYAESVKAGRLPQLNWVVGKSTQEDSLGNKQPWSTGLSLQWNAFQGGSGRASERAAFERAAAGEEKAEASARDLAYRLRTSAEQRDASASRAGEYTELIQETDRVRKIFYEQWYHLGKRTLLDVLTAESDHYNNQSAQVTTRFDAEAADLRMRADSAMLLDWLRGAKVL
- a CDS encoding HlyD family type I secretion periplasmic adaptor subunit; this translates as MNTNETTAQPVPGPALPAKVSAPAAKLPAKRAGPTGQPRQEDSPFVKDLREAMLVQKTPGSLVVLYLIAAILVVGGVWAHFAKVEEITQGEGRVIPASREQIIQSLEGGILEAMNVHEGDVVERGQILLEIDATRAGASYREGLSKVQALKGAIARLRAEAYAQPLVFPPDVQGVDSIVRDETQAYNARRQTLNESVGALNRSLQLAEREISLSEPLSARGLMSEVEVLRMKRQSNEFRLQIAERQNKYRAEANAELTRFEGELAQAKENMGAREDVVKRTTIKAPVKGTVKNIRANTIGGVIQQGADIMEIVPLEDQLLIEAKIKPSDVAFIRPMLPATVKISAYDYGIYGGLTGTVEHLSPDTLRDDEKARQGARGDTSYYRLLVRTDKASLSAGDKEFPIIPGMTATVEIRTGEKSVLSYLLKPVLKAREAFRER